The segment TCAGGCAAAGAGATTCCTATTTCACTTTCTGTATCACCTATTAAAGATAGCAAGAATACTATCATTGGAGCATCAAAAATAGCACGTGATATTACGGAACAGGTAAGGGCACAGGAGGAGATTAAGAGATATACTGAAAATCTGGAAATTCTTAATTCAATAGGAAAAAGTATTTCTGAAAACCTGGACGTTCAGGCAGTACTCCAGCGCGTTACTGATGCTACAACTAAACTCACAGGAGCTCAATTTGGAGCCTTTTTTTATAACCATATTAATGAAGAGGGCAGGGCTATGATGCTCTATAATTTATCTGGGGCCCCAAGGGAGGCATTTGAAAAATTCGGGATGCCACGGCATACAGATGTTTTTCGGCCAACATTTACGGGAGAGGGTCCTATTAGGGTAGATGATATTACAAAAGATCCCAGGTACGGGAAGAATTTTCCTCTTTCAGGAATGCCACTAGGACATCTTCCGGTGGTAAGTTATCTGGCGGTTCCTGTTATTTCAAAATCTGGTTTAGTTATAGGTGGTCTTCTATTTGGGCATCCCGAAAGTGGGGTTTTTAAACATGAACATGAAGAAATGGTGGTGAACATTGCTGCTCAGGCTGCTATTTCACTGGATAATTCTAAACTCTTTGAGCAGGTGAAATCCTTAAGTGATAAGAAAGATGAATTCATCGCTTTGGCCAGTCACGAATTGAAAACTCCCTTAACTACTATTAAAGGATATCTGCAGGTTCTGGAAAAGAAAGAAAAGGACCAAATGACCGCACTTTTTATTGACAAAGCACTTAACCAGGTAAATAAGCTAAACACACTTGTAGAAGATCTTCTTAATATGTCGCGGATAGAGGCGGGAAAACTGGACTTTACTCTCGAGGATTTTGATCTTCGTGAGATGGTATTGGAAATTATTGAAACTTTTAGTTACTCCTATAGTACGCATCAAATTTTGTTCGATTTAGGCGTAGGGTCTGCCATGGTTCATGGAGACAGGCAGAGAATTGAACAGGCAGTTATAAACCTTGTGACTAATGCTATAAAATACTCACCTGAAGCTGACAGGATTTACCTGAAAATTGAGGTTCACAAAGATAGGGTGGTGGTAAAAGTTAAGGACCAGGGAATAGGCCTTTCTGAAGAACAACAAAAACAACTTTTTACAAGATTTTACAGGGCCGAGAACACAAAAGGTATAAGTGGTTTGGGAATTGGATTATATCTCACCAAACAAATTATTGATCGGCATAAAGGAGAGATAAGTCTATCAAGTACTCTGGGAGAAGGGTCAGAATTCAGCTTTTACCTGCCACTTAAAAATGAATAAGAAGTTTAGAGATTAATTAAATCCGAAGCCTTAAAAAACTTTAACAAGATTTTTTCACTGTAGGATTAACTGGTTTTTATTTTTATGGAATGAAACAAATCTATATTGTTGAGGATGATAACGGCATTAGGGAGTTACTGGAGTATCTTCTCTCCAGTGCAGATTATTCAGTTGCTTCCTTCCCAACTGCCGAAGCTTTTAGAAAATCTATAGCTCTTCAACAACCAGATCTTATTCTTATGGATATTATGTTACCAGATGGCAATGGTCTTGATTTGTGCAGGGGACTGGGTGAAAAACAAGAAACTAATAATGTGCCCGTTGTCTTAATGTCTGCCCACGCCAATCTTGAAAATCTGGCAGAAAATCACGCCAGTGACTTTATTGCAAAACCTTTTGATATAGAAGAACTTCTTTTAAAAATACAGCAGCAATTAAGGTAATTAGTTCTATTTATTATTCTTTCTATCTTCTCCTTCCGCCTCTATCATTTTGATTTCCTCCTAAATTATTTAACTTATAAGTGAAGCTAAGCATAGCATAGCGCGTAAGAATAAGGCTTCTTGTATCCTGGATAAAGTCATCTCCTATTATTCGCCTTGTGTCTACATTTTGATCCAGGAGATCATAAACATTTACTTTTACTGTGGCATTTTCATCCAAGAACTGGTAGCCAAGGCTCAGGTTCCAGAGGATAGAAGTATTGTCAAAGCCGGGAGAGACATTTCCAAATCGATTATACGAAATATCATTTCCAAAGATTAAATTTTTAGGCCAGTAAGTAGTTGTTTCCAAACCTATTCGATGGTTTGTTGCTTCTTCATCCCTGTTTGAACTTATGTCATAACTACTCGTGGTGTAATTCAGGGAATAATTAGGATTAATATCCAGGACTTCATCTATTACATAGCTAAATCTAATATTTGGATTTATGCCATACCTGTTTGCCTGGTATTTTTCCCCATTTATAAATCCAATATTTTTATTATAAGAAGTGTTTACTCCACCTCTAAACCTTAGCTCGTAAGTTTCTCTTTTTATTTGTTTGTTGAAAAAAGTACCAATCCCGGCACTCATTGCACCATCAACATTAGTAAAGGTGGTGTATCTCACAAGATCTTCATCTACTGTAGTTATTGGCACCACGTTGTTATTTGTAAAATCTACATCTACCCAGGCAGCATATCCGCTCCTTGTAGCATGGTCAAAATTGCGATAATCCAGGTCGATACTTTGGCGATAAGCTACTCCAGGGAAGGATTTCCAACCACAATATTTAAGGGATTAGTGCGGTCTACCACAGGCTGTAATTGTCTTATAGAAGGAACGTTTATATTAGTGCCGTAGCGAAAGGAAAGATTCTTTGATCTTTCAATTTCATATCTTAGCCTTGCCTCAAGGAAAAGGTTGTTATATGTATTTTTAAAGCCGCTTTCTTCAAGAAAATTTTCATTTTCAAGCTTCGTGTGGAGAAGCCCTATGTTAGTATTAATTCTCCAAATTTCTCCTTCATAATTTAACCCCAGGTTGGGTGTGTGCCTAAAACTTTTTACTTCAAAATCACTGCTCAAAACATTATTTAAAATCGTATAGTTCCCGTCTTCGTTTTCGCTCTCGTAGACGTATCTTTTGTTGGCTGAAGTAGAATAGTCAAAATCGTAGGAAATATTTAGGAAAAAATCTTCAGCCAGTACACTTCTGTTACTAATATCAAAGGAATAAGAGTTCTCCTTCTCATCTTCATCTATAAATTGATCCTGAATTTCTGTCACCTCGTCACCTTCAACAAAAAATATACTTTCAGAATAATAAAAATTATCATTTCTCTGGATGCTGTGATTTTGATCTGCCCCCAATCTTAAATAAGCACCCCTGCTACCAAAACGCTTAATAAAATCTATATTATTTCTAAAGTTCTCCCTTTCCAAAAGCTCATTTTCGCGGCTCTCGGTATTATTGATCAAATTGCGGTTTTCATCAAGTGATTCTTCAGTCCTGGAACTATAGGATTCTCCATAGTTTGCATTAAACCTGGGGCTAATGGAAAGCCTGGTAAGCGTGTCAAATTCAACTTCAAAGCGCAAATTTGCACGGTGACTGTCATTAAGCAAATTACTTCTGTTATCGGAGTTGGTAAAATAACGGGAGCCCGGCAGTATATTTTCTCTGGCTGCTGTGGTTCTTCTCTCAGTATCATTTCTCCCAAAAAAATAATCGGCACTAAGTTCCAGTTCATTATCCCATTCGTTCACAAAATTTATCCCGGCAGTTTCCGATTTTGTAATTCCTCCCCCGTTGCCATTAAAAACATTTCTGCTTAAGCATTCCTGCCCATCATTCCAAAAACTTCGTCATAACTAAACCCTGAACTGTTAATATTATTGGAACTGGCCAATGCACTTAACCTTAGTTTGTCACGAAAGTAATTTGCAATAGCACTTAACTCATACCTTTCATCTGTCCCTCCACTAAGCAGTGGCACGGGCAAAATAACCTTTATTCTTATCTTCTTTGATGGTGATATTAACAGTTTTATTATCGGGGTCACCCGGTTCTCCAGTAAATTCCTGGGATCTTGTTTTGGTGTCCATCACCTGTATCTTTTCAATTATTTCCTTCGGAAGGTTTTTTGTTGCGATCCTATGATCATCTCCAAAGAATTCCTCTCCATTTACAAGAAATTTATTTACAGGTTTACCGTTTACAGTAATATTTCCTTCAGTATCTACTTCTACTCCCGGAAGCTTCTTCATGAGCTCTTCCAGATTAGCATTGGGCCGGGTGGTAAAAGAATCGGCATTGTACTCCAGGGTATCCTTCTTTATTGTAACAGGAGGGGTTGATGCTGTGACAGTAACCTCGCCTAATAAATTTTCTGAAATCTCCAGCACAACAGGTTCCATTACCATACTTTTTTCAAGGGAAATTGTTCGGCGAATAGTTTTATAGCCCGTGTAGGAAACAGATAGATATGCTTTAGGTTCACTGGACCTTCCCTTCAAAACAAAATCTCCACTTCTTTCTGAAATAGTGTAGGTAACAAGGCTGCTGTCAGAAAATTTTTCAACAAAAATGGTGGCAGATTCCAGTGGCTCGCCATCTACATCTACAATTTTGCTTAGTGATATTAAATTCCTGTGAGTGAATAATTCCTGAAAATAATAAGAAGATGAAAGTAATCTTTGAGGGCATAGGTGAAATTTTGAAGGTAAATTATTAGGAGTGCTATAAGGATTTAATTTTTAGACTGCTAAATGTGTGGATGGTTTAAATAATTCTCAAAACTTTTTAAATTGCTTCATTTGTTAAATAAATAATTTTAAATCAGGATTCAATCGTTGTAGTGGAATTCTGTTCATTTATTTGGATAAAATATTTACTTATGGATTTTGTCTTTCCTAAAATTTAGAGTAGGTTAGTCAATTAATTCAGGAGACAGTTAAGCTAATTTGTTTCCTCACAACTGAACAATTATAATGGAATCAAGAGACTATCAAATCACAGATTTACTACACCAGGAAACTTACCTCGCGAATGGAGAATTGATCAAGTGGAACGGAAAAAAAGATGAAGTTTATTCCACTATTTCTTCTTCAGAAAAATATGAACCAACATTATTGGGAAGCGTCCCACATATGGATGCTTCAACAGCCATAGAAGTATTGGAATTTGCTTCAAAAGCTTATGATAAAGGCAAGGGAGATTGGCCTACAATGAAGGTAGCGGAGAGAATAGAGAATATGCAATCCTTTGTTAGGGAAATGAGAACCCAACGCGAGCAGGTCGTAAAACTATTAATGTGGGAGATAGGAAAAACTTTAAAAGATTCACAAAAAGAATTTGACAGGACAGTAGAATATATTGAGGATACTATAGAAGAGTATAAGCAGCTGGACAGGGACAGTGCTAAATTTTATAAGCGTGAAAATGTCAATGCTCATATTAGGCGTGGGCCTTTGGGGGTTGTGCTTTGTCTCGGTCCATATAATTATCCGCTCAATGAAACCTTTGCTTTGTTAATTCCTGCTTTAATAATGGGAAATACAGTTGTATTTAAACCTGCCAAACATGGGGTGCTTTTACTTTCACCTCTGTTGGAGGCGTTTAGAAACAGTTTTCCTAAAGGTGTCGTAAATATTATCTACGGTAGAGGACGGGAAGTTGCTGCGCCAATAATGAAATCAGGAAAAATAGATGTTCTGGCTCTCATTGGTAACAGTAAATCTGCTATTGCTCTCCAGGATCAGCATCCAAATAAAAACAGGTTACGTCTTGTATTAGGTCTTGAAGCAAAAAATCCGGCAATTATTCTTCCAGATGCAGATCTTGATCTCGCAATCCAGGAATGTCTCACAGGTACGCTTTCATTCAACGGCCAGCGTTGTACAGCTTTAAAAATTATACACGTGCACGAGAAGATACGGGAAGAATTTACAAGAAGATTTGCTGAAAAAGTAGATGAACTAAAATTTGGAAATCCGTGGGAAGATGGAGTAAGTCTCACTCCCTTACCCGAACCTGAAAAGCCAGGATACATCAACGAATTAATAGAAGATGCCAAAAGCAAGGGAGCATCTGTTTTAAATAAGCGAGGTGGTGAAATTTCAGATAATTTTATTTTTCCCGCCGTTTTGTATCCCGTAACCCAGGAGATGAGAGTTTATCAGGAAGAACAGTTTGGTCCTGTTATTCCAATAAAATCATTTACTGATATTGATGAGCTTCTGGATGAAATTGCAGATTCTAATTATGGGCAACAAGTGAGTTTGTTTGGAGAAAATATTGAAAAACTTGCTCCGCTAATAGACATTTTGGTAAACCTTGTATGTAGAGTTAATTTAAATAGTTCCTGCCAGCGAGGACCAGATGTTTTTCCATTTACCAGTAGAAAAGATTCGGCAGTTGGGACTTTAAGTGTTCATGATGCATTGCGTTCATTTTCAATTAGAACATTTGTAGCTTCTAAAGACAATGAAAAGAATAATGAAATAATAAGAAGTTTGCTACAAAGCAGTAATTCTAATTTCATGAGTACAGATTATATTCTCTAAGACACGCACTGGCAGAATTAAAGAATAAAATAGTAACGGATAAGCGGCTTTGTAATAAAGCCGTTTTTTCGTTTATAAAATTACATTATTTCGAAGTTGTAACCAGATTCCTGTAATTTAGTGTAGTTCTTGTGATCAAATTTATAAAGAAATGCTCCTCTTCTCGAGCTGGATTTATCTTTTTCGTCCAGCTTTATTAGCACGTTGAGAGAAAGTACCTTTTTTCTAAAATTTCGGGAATCCAGCCGGGTTCGGTAAATAGCCTCGTAAAGTTGCTGCAATTGGGGAATTGTAAATTTTTCTGGTAGTAATTCAAAGCCAATAGGTTTGTACCGGGCTTTTCTTCTAATCCTTAACAGGGCATCTTCTACCATTTTATCATGATCCAGCACAAGCTCGGGCACCTCATCAATGTCGTACCAGTGAGCGCCATGCTTTTCTACAAGTTCTTTGTCGTAATCATTAATTCTTATTAAGGCATATTGACCAATGGATATACATCTATAACCGGGATCCCGTTGGGCTGCACCGTATGCACGTAGTTCTTCCATAAATACATTCTCCAACCCGGTGATTTCCTTTAACACCCTTTTGGCCGCATCTTTAATATCTTCATCAATCCTTACAAAGCTTCCAATTAAAGACCACACCCCTTTTAGTGGTTCTACACGTCTTTTAAAAATCAATAGTTTAAGGTTGCCATCATCAAATCCAAAAATAATACAATCGGTTGCGACATACATTTTGTCTTTATTGGCATAATAATCCATTGTAAATTCAGCCATGAATGAGCGTTTTGGTATTTATGCTAAATATATGCAATTGCTTTTATTTTTTTAAAGATTCAATTAAAGGTATGGTTTACGTTTATTATCTTTGGAATTTAGGAAGAATCAGCAACAATTTAAAATAGAGCTTTTGGATTTACCAAA is part of the Antarcticibacterium sp. 1MA-6-2 genome and harbors:
- a CDS encoding response regulator transcription factor — translated: MKQIYIVEDDNGIRELLEYLLSSADYSVASFPTAEAFRKSIALQQPDLILMDIMLPDGNGLDLCRGLGEKQETNNVPVVLMSAHANLENLAENHASDFIAKPFDIEELLLKIQQQLR
- a CDS encoding outer membrane beta-barrel protein, which codes for MPITTVDEDLVRYTTFTNVDGAMSAGIGTFFNKQIKRETYELRFRGGVNTSYNKNIGFINGEKYQANRYGINPNIRFSYVIDEVLDINPNYSLNYTTSSYDISSNRDEEATNHRIGLETTTYWPKNLIFGNDISYNRFGNVSPGFDNTSILWNLSLGYQFLDENATVKVNVYDLLDQNVDTRRIIGDDFIQDTRSLILTRYAMLSFTYKLNNLGGNQNDRGGRRR
- a CDS encoding PAS domain S-box protein; the protein is MKSIFSSGKIEKVQTEVEDLQKKNILKELQHFHDNSLVAFYACDSQGRIIYYNPAAARLWGVEPVLGETFWCGSWKTFHPNGQPMEREECPMAKAIGNEDPLIKQEIYIERPDGSIKNLLAFPQRIFDENQNIIGAYCSLVDVTDQQSGQIKQSTLSAIVESSDDAIISKDLTGKIISWNRSAQRIFGYTEEEVLGKHITILIPEYLLEEETQILSKIRQGRRVDHFETIRKAKNGKEIPLSITVSPLRNFKGKVVGASKIARDISDRIKVEEKQAMLSAIVESSDDAIISKDLNGIIRSWNPGAQRIFGYSEKEVVGKSITILIPKERLQEEAKILSKIRNGESLDHFETVRRTKSGKEIPISLSVSPIKDSKNTIIGASKIARDITEQVRAQEEIKRYTENLEILNSIGKSISENLDVQAVLQRVTDATTKLTGAQFGAFFYNHINEEGRAMMLYNLSGAPREAFEKFGMPRHTDVFRPTFTGEGPIRVDDITKDPRYGKNFPLSGMPLGHLPVVSYLAVPVISKSGLVIGGLLFGHPESGVFKHEHEEMVVNIAAQAAISLDNSKLFEQVKSLSDKKDEFIALASHELKTPLTTIKGYLQVLEKKEKDQMTALFIDKALNQVNKLNTLVEDLLNMSRIEAGKLDFTLEDFDLREMVLEIIETFSYSYSTHQILFDLGVGSAMVHGDRQRIEQAVINLVTNAIKYSPEADRIYLKIEVHKDRVVVKVKDQGIGLSEEQQKQLFTRFYRAENTKGISGLGIGLYLTKQIIDRHKGEISLSSTLGEGSEFSFYLPLKNE
- a CDS encoding NrtR DNA-binding winged helix domain-containing protein; the encoded protein is MAEFTMDYYANKDKMYVATDCIIFGFDDGNLKLLIFKRRVEPLKGVWSLIGSFVRIDEDIKDAAKRVLKEITGLENVFMEELRAYGAAQRDPGYRCISIGQYALIRINDYDKELVEKHGAHWYDIDEVPELVLDHDKMVEDALLRIRRKARYKPIGFELLPEKFTIPQLQQLYEAIYRTRLDSRNFRKKVLSLNVLIKLDEKDKSSSRRGAFLYKFDHKNYTKLQESGYNFEIM
- a CDS encoding outer membrane beta-barrel protein — translated: MNEWDNELELSADYFFGRNDTERRTTAARENILPGSRYFTNSDNRSNLLNDSHRANLRFEVEFDTLTRLSISPRFNANYGESYSSRTEESLDENRNLINNTESRENELLERENFRNNIDFIKRFGSRGAYLRLGADQNHSIQRNDNFYYSESIFFVEGDEVTEIQDQFIDEDEKENSYSFDISNRSVLAEDFFLNISYDFDYSTSANKRYVYESENEDGNYTILNNVLSSDFEVKSFRHTPNLGLNYEGEIWRINTNIGLLHTKLENENFLEESGFKNTYNNLFLEARLRYEIERSKNLSFRYGTNINVPSIRQLQPVVDRTNPLNIVVGNPSLE
- a CDS encoding NADP-dependent glyceraldehyde-3-phosphate dehydrogenase, producing the protein MESRDYQITDLLHQETYLANGELIKWNGKKDEVYSTISSSEKYEPTLLGSVPHMDASTAIEVLEFASKAYDKGKGDWPTMKVAERIENMQSFVREMRTQREQVVKLLMWEIGKTLKDSQKEFDRTVEYIEDTIEEYKQLDRDSAKFYKRENVNAHIRRGPLGVVLCLGPYNYPLNETFALLIPALIMGNTVVFKPAKHGVLLLSPLLEAFRNSFPKGVVNIIYGRGREVAAPIMKSGKIDVLALIGNSKSAIALQDQHPNKNRLRLVLGLEAKNPAIILPDADLDLAIQECLTGTLSFNGQRCTALKIIHVHEKIREEFTRRFAEKVDELKFGNPWEDGVSLTPLPEPEKPGYINELIEDAKSKGASVLNKRGGEISDNFIFPAVLYPVTQEMRVYQEEQFGPVIPIKSFTDIDELLDEIADSNYGQQVSLFGENIEKLAPLIDILVNLVCRVNLNSSCQRGPDVFPFTSRKDSAVGTLSVHDALRSFSIRTFVASKDNEKNNEIIRSLLQSSNSNFMSTDYIL